The Streptomyces kanamyceticus genome window below encodes:
- a CDS encoding peptide deformylase, with protein sequence MTDVRPSQQMRDLGVVQRGAGILTEPARGFDLPAERDQAERIVDELFAAMERIGQVHPFAKGMGIAAPQIGIGRAAAVVQPPDDAPAVILLNPRIAAHSDESDEQYEGCLSFFDVRGLVPRPLKITVETTALTGDVVVTEYECGLARLIHHEIDHLDGLLYTARMAAGVQPVPVEEYRQTGRAWVYDGA encoded by the coding sequence GTGACGGACGTGCGGCCCAGCCAGCAGATGCGGGACCTCGGAGTCGTCCAGCGCGGCGCCGGCATCCTCACCGAACCGGCCCGCGGCTTCGACCTGCCCGCCGAGCGCGACCAGGCCGAGCGCATCGTGGACGAACTGTTCGCCGCCATGGAACGCATCGGCCAAGTCCACCCCTTCGCCAAGGGCATGGGCATCGCGGCCCCACAGATCGGCATCGGCCGCGCCGCCGCCGTCGTCCAGCCGCCGGATGACGCACCTGCCGTCATCCTGCTCAACCCGCGGATCGCCGCCCACTCGGACGAGAGTGACGAACAGTACGAAGGCTGCCTGAGCTTCTTCGACGTACGCGGACTCGTCCCCCGCCCCCTCAAGATCACGGTGGAGACCACGGCCCTGACCGGCGACGTGGTGGTCACCGAGTACGAGTGCGGCCTCGCCCGCCTCATCCACCACGAGATCGACCACCTCGACGGGCTGCTGTACACCGCACGCATGGCGGCCGGGGTCCAGCCAGTCCCCGTAGAGGAGTACCGCCAGACCGGCCGTGCGTGGGTCTACGACGGGGCTTGA